The nucleotide sequence GAGGGGACTCCACCTCTCTCTAGTACCAGTGTCGTTACTGTACACGTTTCTGATGTGAATGATAACGCGCCGCACTTTTCAGACCCTGTCATTAATGTTTATGTGAAAGAGAACAGTCAGATCGGAGCTGTTATTCATACAGTATCTGCTTTTGATCCTGATGTAGGTGATAATGCCCGGATCACATATTCATTAGTAGAAAGCTCTAAAAGCAGCCCGGTAACATCCTTGATCAACATAAACTCTGACAGTGGAGATATACACAGTTTACAGTCTTTTAACTATGAGGAGATTAAAACGTTTCAGTTTAAAGTTCAGGCCACAGACTCTGGTGTTCCTCCGCTCAGCAGTAACgtgactgtaaatgtttttattctggatgagaACGACAATAGTCCCGCGATTCTCGCGCCCTATTCCGAGCACGGTTCCGTTAACACCGAGAACATTCCCTATTCTGCTGAGGCGGGTTATTTTGTGGCCAAGATCAGAGCTGTAGATGCGGATTCGGGTTACAATGCGCTGCTGTCTTATCACATCTCTGAGCCCAAAGGAAACAATCTGTTTCGAATCGGAACCAGCAGCGGAGAGATCAGGACTAAGAGGAGAATGAGTGACAATGATTTGAAAACTCACCCTTTGGTCATTTTGGTTTCTGATAACGGAGAGCCCTCACTGTCAGCGACTGTGTCTATTGATGTCGTGGTTGTTGAGAACACAGGTGACGTCAAGACTCAGTTCAGACATGTACCTATCAAGGAGGAGAGTTTCTCGGATTTAAATCTGTATTTGCTGATCGCCATTGTGTGTGTATCCGTCATCTTTTTACTGAGCCTCATCAGTTTGATAGCTGTGAAATGCCACAGGACAGAGGGCAGTTTGGGCAGGTACAGCGCTCCAATGATCACCACCCACCCTGACGGGAGCTGGTCTTACTCCAAATCCACTCAGCAGTATGACGTGTGCTTTAGCTCGGACACACTGAAGAGTGACGTAGTGGTTTTCCCTGCGCCATTTCCGCCTGCAGATGCAGAACTAATCAGTATTAATGGAGGAGACACTTTTACCAGAACACAAACACTTCCTAATACAGAAAAGGTAAGAATCAAAGCTGCATGTATTAGAGAGAATTGTTCATTGTTCGCAGTTAGCGCTATCCGTGGTACTGAAGCGCTTCAACATATAGCCGCgcgtaataataaataataatataagtcTTTCCCCATATGCAAATAAGAATCATCCatatttatgatatttttttttcatattataatattgtCAAGTGGTTTTGACCTTTTTGTTAGTTATTTGCTATGGTAACGGTTTAATTTATGCTTTCAGGGATTGTAAAGTACAAAAATCTTGTCTTCAAAATGGGTTTTATATTCTTTTGttctaataataatttataaatatatgtagGTGTGTATTTTGCTCACAAATAAAGCCTTTATaggtttaattttgttcatatttttaattcatttcgGAATAGTCAAGATCGATGTTGCATTTGTATTCAACCACATTTTAAACTCTTTGTGCAATGAAGGTGTTGTCGGGAAAAGCTTCGTTTGTCCGCTAGAGGTCCCCAGCAGCCTGTAAATATTCGTGTGCCGGTGTCTCCGCCTTGTTTTTCGCTGCTGGTGGAGGGTGAGATGGCTTTGTTCGCGACGCCACATTCTTTCATTCGTCGTGGATAGCAAACTAAACACAGTCGAAATGCAGTTTGTACTGTCTGGctaaatactgtgtattttCTTTGAAACGGAACATGGCGAATTCGCGGGACCATGTTTGTGTAGTAACGATACTTATTCATATGCTGATTTGCTTCGGGAATACAGCGGACGGGCAGATTGTGTATACTGTGTCGGAAGAGACAAACAGAGGAAGCACAGTCGGCAACCTTGCGAAGGATTTAAACCTAAATTTACAGGATCTGCTTAATCGGGCATTTCAACTTGTGTCCGGACCAAATAAAAGGTATTTTGATCTCAATGCAAAAACTGGAGTGCTGCATGTTCAAGACAAAATAGACAGAGACGATCTGTGCGGACGGAGCTTGAAATGTTCTCTTCCGTTGGAAGCTATTGTTAACGAGCCATTAAATGTTTATCGCGTTGAAGTAAACATACTAGATATTAATGATAACACTCCTACATTTAATTCCCCtgccaaacatttaaatatttccgaGCTGGCTCTGCCTGGGGAGAGATTTCCTTTGCCGCGTGCGTTTGACGCAGATGTGGGCAGTAATTCGGTAAAGAGCTACAAACTGAGCCCGAATGAACATTTCTCTCTGGATATTCAGAGCGGAGGAGAGCAGAGTGTATCGGCAGAGTTAGTGCTGCAGAAAGCTTTAGACCGAGAGAAACAGCCTGTGATCCAACTCACACTGACCGCTGTAGACGGAGGAAAACCTCCAAAATCAGGAACAATAGATATCATCGTTAATGTTGAAGATGTAAATGATAATATCCCAGTCTTTAGTAAGCCTCTGTACAAAGCTCGAGTAGTAGAGAATGCACCTCCTGGCGCCTTCATAATCCAAGTTCATGCCAGTGACCCAGATGAGGGACTAAACGGTGAAATTACATATTCTTTAATGAGCCAGGACAACGATAATAGTGTAGATGCATTTTACATAGATTCTGAAACGGGACACATAACGATAAAAGGCACCATAGACTATGAAAAAGGTGGCGCGGTCGAAATTAGAGTTCAAGCTAAAGACAAAGGGCACAAACCACGGGCCGCCTACTGTAAAGTTTTAGTGGAGATTATTGATATAAATGACAATACTCCAGAAATTTCTATTACTTCTTTAGTAAATACTGTTAAAGAGGACGCACGTAATGGCACAGTGGTTAGTATGATATCTATTATAGACAATGATGCCGGGAAAAATGGAGATGTCCAACTTAAGATTCGTGAGTCAATGCCATTTAAAGTTACAAACTCGTACAAGAATTATTATACTTTAGTTGTTAACGGTCCgctagacagagagagagcgtcTGAGTATAACGTGACCATCACAGCTACTGATGAAGGGACTCCGCCTCTCTCCAGTACCAGTGTCATTACTGTACACGTTTCTGATGTGAATGACAATGCGCCGCGCTTTCCAGACCCTGTCATTAATGTTTATGTGAAAGAGAACAGTCAGATCGGAGCTGTTATTCATACAGTATCTGCTTTTGATCCTGATGTAGGTGATAATGCCCGGATCACATATTCATTAGTAGGGAGTTTTAAAAACGGTCCAGTAACATCTATGATCAACATGAACTCTGACAGTGGAGATATACACAGTTTACAGTCGTTTAACTATGAGGAGATTAAAACGTTTCAGTTTAAAGTTCAGGCCGCAGACTCTGGTGTTCCTCCGCTCAGCAGTAACgtgactgtaaatgtttttattctggatgagaACGACAATAGTCCCGCGATTCTCGCGCCCTATTCCGAGCACGGTTCCGTTAACACCGAGAACATTCCCTATTCTGCTGAGGCGGGCTACTTTGTGGCCAAGATCAGAGCTGTAGATGCGGATTCTGGATACAATGCGCTGCTGTCTTATCACATCTCTGAGCCCAAAGGAAACAATCTGTTTCGAATCGGAACCAGCAGCGGAGAGATCAGGACTAAGAGGAGAATGAGTGACAATGATTTGAAAACTCACCCTTTGGCCATTTTGGTTTCTGATAACGGAGAGCCCTCACTGTCAGCGACTGTGTCTATTGATGTCGTGGTTGTTGAGAACACAGGTGACGTCAAGACTCAGTTCAGACATGTACCTATCAAGGAGGAGAGTTTCTCGGATTTAAATCTGTATTTGCTGATCGCCATTGTGTGTGTATCCGTCATCTTTTTACTGAGCCTCATCAGTTTTATAGCTGTGAAATGCCACAGGACAGAGGGCAGTTTGGGCAGGTACAGCGCCCCAATGATCACCACCCACCCTGACGGGAGCTGGTCTTACTCCAAATCCACTCAGCAGTATGACGTGTGCTTTAGCTCGGACACACTGAAGAGTGACGTAGTGGTTTTTCCTGCGCCATTTCCACCTGTAGATGAAGAACTGGTCAGTATTAATGGAGGAGACACTTTTACCAGAACACAAACACTTCCTAATAAAGAGAAGGTAAGACAAATAGTGGTAAAGGGGCTAGTTTTTTCTATTGTGTTCAGAATCTTACTTTCAGTTAGATATGATATATGTTGACCAATTTGTATATATGTGTCcgatggtgtgacagcaaaaaattcgaaaaaaaagacaataaagATACAATTCTCttgtgctattttatattataatttttttttaaataatatattagtATATAAAAGTATTTTCCCTAAATGTTTACAATATCACACCAAcggacacatgtacagtattactTATCAACTACTCACGTATCAGGGAtggtattttgttttattgatattttattatttttacgaTTTTAAATAAAGGTTGTGTCCATATTATACTTCGTGTTTTGTATAGTCTTTAAGCAGTgtaaattatttgtgttttttacaaaaTTCTCTGTCCTTGGTGCTGAAACGCAAAGTTTCCTAGGAAAGATATGGCAAATTTTTAGTCATTTGTTGTCTAATTAGTTCAAACTTTCCGTTGTATTTTTGTGGTTTCTATGTAATAAACCCTGCAGAGCATGTGCTATCAATGCCTCCGTTAGACACTCGATATCAAGGGAAACGTTTGCAATATTTAACACTCTGAATATTTATATTCAATTACGTTTTTCAATCTCAtaacattgttatttttaaatgttttgtcaatAATGTTTCTAATTTCCCACACGATGTCAGTAGCCTCCCATTTTATACGAAAATGTGTGTAACTGAGCTAAGCTCCTCCTTGTTTCGTAGTTGGTTTCACGAGCGGAGGGCTTTGTTCTCAGTTCGCCATTGTGTCAGAGCACTGCTGCCGTGAGGCTTCTTGTGAATATTTACTCTGCGACTATGCGAACGGATTTCTGTGGTTTTGTCATATCCAAAAGATTCACAGACGATGGCATCCAAAGTAAAACGAACATGTAGATTtggattttttgtgtgtttactcTTTCGGATTTGGAATATTGCGGGCGGTCAGGTTGTGTATTCCTTGACGGAGGAAGCAAACCCAGGGACTACAGTTGGGAATTTGGCGAAAGATTTTAATCTGAATGTTCAGGAACTTGAGGTACGGGGGTTTCATATCGTCCAGGGACCCAACAAGAGGTATTTCGATGCAAATATAAAATCTGGTATTCTTCATGTCAGAGAGAGAATTGATAGAGAAGCGATATGCATGCAAAATATCAAATGTTCTCTTCCTTTAGAAGCTATGATTAACTCCCCATTGAACATATACAGATTGGAAGTAAATGTCCAGGACCTTAATGATAATGCGCCTGCATTTCAGACGTTaataataaaattgaatatcaGCGAATCAGCTTTTCCAGGGGAGCAGTTTGCTCTACCAAGCGCGTTTGACGCAGATGTGGGCAGTAATTCGGTAAAGAGCTACAAGCTGAGCCCGAATGAACATTTCTCTCTGGATGTTCAAAGTGGAGGAGAGCACAGTGTATCCGCCGAGATAGTGCTGCAGAAAGCTTTAGACCGAGAAAAACAGTCTGTGATTCAACTCACACTGACCGCTGTAGACGGAGGAAAACCTCCGAGATCAGGGACAATGCAGATAGTCGTAAATGTCGAGGATGTTAACGATAATATTCCTGTTTTCAGTAAATCGTTGTATAAAGCTCGCGTTAATGAAAACACGCTACCTGGTACTTCAGTTATCACAGTTCAGGCCAGCGACCCCGATGAGGGTGTAAATGGTCAAATTGTCTATGCTTTAGTTAATCACGATAATGATAGAAATGTCGATTCTTTCTCAATAAATCATGAAACCGGTGAGATTACAATAAAAAGAGATGTggattttgaaagaaaaaatgcAATAGAGCTCCGCGTGCAGGCAAAAGATAAAGGGCATAAACCACGAGCGGCGCTTTGTAAAGTCTTAGTTGAAATTGTTGACATGAATGATAATACTCCAAAAATCGCTGTTACGTCTATGGAAAATGCAGTTAAAGAAGACGCTCCTATTGATACGATGGTTGGAATGATAACTGTAACTGATAATGATGCTGGTAAAAACGGGCAGGTCAATTTAAAAATCCAGGGCTCTGTTCCTTTTAAAGTGCAGAATTCATACAAAAATTATTATACTTTCATTGTAAACGGCCCTCTAGACAGAGAGAGCGCATCTAAATATAATGTGACCATCACAGCTACTGATGAAGGGACTCCACCTCTCTCTAGTACCAGTGTCATTACTGTACACATTTCTGATGTGAATGACAACGCGCCGCGCTTTCCAGACCCTGTCATAAATGTTTATGTGAAAGAGAACAGTCAGATTGGAGCTGTTATTCATACAGCATCTGCTTTTGATCCTGATGTAGGTGATAATGCTCGGATCGCATATTCAATAGTAGGTGGCCCGGTAACATCGATGATTAACATAAACTCTGACAGTGGAGATATACACAGTTTACAGTCTTTTAACTATGAGGAGATCAAAACGTTTCAGTTTAAAGTTCAGGCCACAGACTCTGGTGTTCCTCCGCTCAGCAGTAACgtgactgtaaatgtttttattctggatgagaACGACAATAGTCCCGCGATTCTCGCGCCCTATTCCGAGCACGGTTCCGTTAACACCGAGAACATTCCCTATTCTGCTGAGGCGGGCTACTTTGTGGCCAAGATCAGAGCTGTAGATGCGGATTCTGGTTACAATGCGCTGCTGTCTTATCACATCTCTGAGCCCAAAGGAAACAATCTGTTTCGAATCGGAACCAGCAGCGGAGAGATCAGGACTAAGAGGAGAATGAGTGACAATGATTTGAAAACTCACCCTTTGGTCATTTTGGTTTCTGATAACGGAGAGCCCTCACTGTCAGCGACTGTGTCTATTGATGTCGTGGTTGTTGAGAACACAGGTGACGTCAAGACTCAGTTCAGACATGTACCTATCAAGGAGGAGAGTTTCTCGGATTTAAATCTGTATTTGCTGATCGCCATTGTGTGTGTATCCGTCATCTTTTTACTGAGCCTCATCAGTTTTATAGCTGTGAAATGCCACAGGACAGAGGGCAGTTTGGGCAGGTACAGCGCCCCAATGATCACCACCCACCCTGACGGGAGCTGGTCTTACTCCAAATCCACTCAGCAGTATGACGTGTGCTTTAGCTCGGACACACTGAAGAGTGACGTAGTAGTTTTTCCTGCGCCATTTCCACCTGTAGATGAAGAACTGGTCAGTATTAATGGAGGAGACACTTTTACCAGAACACAAACACTTCCTAGTAAAGAGAAGGTAAGACAAATAGTGGTAAAGGGGCTAGTTTTTTCTATTGTGTTCAGAATCTTACTTTCAGTTAGATATGCTATATGTTGACCAATTTGTATATATGCGTCcgatggtgtgacagcaaaaaaatcGAAAAACCTGACAATAAAGATCAAATTCTCttgtgctattttatattataaatatatttttataataaaaaataatatattagtatatagtagggttgcacggtgtaccggtgctacggtagcatcgtgatgctaaagcttcaaaataccctcgatgcctctctatttttgaaacggtagtagggctatcgtagtaccgtagttattgttgcatatgcgcattaatatttctttgaacacttacatctgcctttttgcggtgtttatctccaaaatgaatgtgtgttttgaatgtctcgggagatttgatgattcaaattggcgatttgaacgagttggttacatgattcactaactcaatggaaaattgacgccacctactggccgttttagttctgcatttaaagtaagcctaatatttccctttataaagactgctgtatcaattaaatttgtccaacatttgaattagttcctacgtgaaaaatgatctagtgtactttagtatttactacagtaaactactaaaactcatagatactagtgtttttgagtcttatcatagtaaatatttaagtatactacagtatttacagtatttacaaatgactaaatgtaaatgtatttgctacaatttatccaattactacagttaatacaacaacatattctagtacaaagtataatacagtttactatagtaaatacaaaatgtttaatctaaatctgttttttttttgtatagatttgaattatatggcacagcatcgtgatactatttggtatcgagatacttcagctggtatagtatcgtaagac is from Triplophysa rosa linkage group LG13, Trosa_1v2, whole genome shotgun sequence and encodes:
- the LOC130563558 gene encoding protocadherin alpha-8-like isoform X9 yields the protein MANSRDHVCVVTILIHMLICFGNTADGQIVYTVSEETNRGSTVGNLAKDLNLNLQDLLNRAFQLVSGPNKRYFDLNAKTGVLHVQDKIDRDDLCGRSLKCSLPLEAIVNEPLNVYRVEVNILDINDNTPTFNSPAKHLNISELALPGERFPLPRAFDADVGSNSVKSYKLSPNEHFSLDIQSGGEQSVSAELVLQKALDREKQPVIQLTLTAVDGGKPPKSGTIDIIVNVEDVNDNIPVFSKPLYKARVVENAPPGAFIIQVHASDPDEGLNGEITYSLMSQDNDNSVDAFYIDSETGHITIKGTIDYEKGGAVEIRVQAKDKGHKPRAAYCKVLVEIIDINDNTPEISITSLVNTVKEDARNGTVVSMISIIDNDAGKNGDVQLKIRESMPFKVTNSYKNYYTLVVNGPLDRERASEYNVTITATDEGTPPLSSTSVITVHVSDVNDNAPRFPDPVINVYVKENSQIGAVIHTVSAFDPDVGDNARITYSLVGSFKNGPVTSMINMNSDSGDIHSLQSFNYEEIKTFQFKVQAADSGVPPLSSNVTVNVFILDENDNSPAILAPYSEHGSVNTENIPYSAEAGYFVAKIRAVDADSGYNALLSYHISEPKGNNLFRIGTSSGEIRTKRRMSDNDLKTHPLAILVSDNGEPSLSATVSIDVVVVENTGDVKTQFRHVPIKEESFSDLNLYLLIAIVCVSVIFLLSLISFIAVKCHRTEGSLGRYSAPMITTHPDGSWSYSKSTQQYDVCFSSDTLKSDVVVFPAPFPPVDEELVSINGGDTFTRTQTLPNKEKPRVPNTDWRYSASLRAGMQSSVHMEESSVMQGAQGVLVQNWPTVSSAADNEGGEVSPPIGTAVDSNSWHFRYGPGPGGPPPHLKPGEVPPEAFIIPGSPAIISIRQGQDGDDKSDFISFGKKDEKKKKKKKKEKKDKREKGKDDDD
- the LOC130563558 gene encoding protocadherin alpha-8-like isoform X17, giving the protein MASKVKRTCRFGFFVCLLFRIWNIAGGQVVYSLTEEANPGTTVGNLAKDFNLNVQELEVRGFHIVQGPNKRYFDANIKSGILHVRERIDREAICMQNIKCSLPLEAMINSPLNIYRLEVNVQDLNDNAPAFQTLIIKLNISESAFPGEQFALPSAFDADVGSNSVKSYKLSPNEHFSLDVQSGGEHSVSAEIVLQKALDREKQSVIQLTLTAVDGGKPPRSGTMQIVVNVEDVNDNIPVFSKSLYKARVNENTLPGTSVITVQASDPDEGVNGQIVYALVNHDNDRNVDSFSINHETGEITIKRDVDFERKNAIELRVQAKDKGHKPRAALCKVLVEIVDMNDNTPKIAVTSMENAVKEDAPIDTMVGMITVTDNDAGKNGQVNLKIQGSVPFKVQNSYKNYYTFIVNGPLDRESASKYNVTITATDEGTPPLSSTSVITVHISDVNDNAPRFPDPVINVYVKENSQIGAVIHTASAFDPDVGDNARIAYSIVGGPVTSMININSDSGDIHSLQSFNYEEIKTFQFKVQATDSGVPPLSSNVTVNVFILDENDNSPAILAPYSEHGSVNTENIPYSAEAGYFVAKIRAVDADSGYNALLSYHISEPKGNNLFRIGTSSGEIRTKRRMSDNDLKTHPLVILVSDNGEPSLSATVSIDVVVVENTGDVKTQFRHVPIKEESFSDLNLYLLIAIVCVSVIFLLSLISFIAVKCHRTEGSLGRYSAPMITTHPDGSWSYSKSTQQYDVCFSSDTLKSDVVVFPAPFPPVDEELVSINGGDTFTRTQTLPSKEKPRVPNTDWRYSASLRAGMQSSVHMEESSVMQGAQGVLVQNWPTVSSAADNEGGEVSPPIGTAVDSNSWHFRYGPGPGGPPPHLKPGEVPPEAFIIPGSPAIISIRQGQDGDDKSDFISFGKKDEKKKKKKKKEKKDKREKGKDDDD